The genome window CTGCTGGTAGTACACGCCGATCAGACCGGACTCCACCGCTCCCTTGATGTTGAGGATCGAGTCGTCGATGAGAATGCAGTCGTTCACCGGAACCTCAAGCCGGTCCGCGGTGATCCGGAAGATCTCCGGGTCCGGCTTGTCCACCCCGACCTCACCGGACAGGACGACTGTGTCGACGTAGCCGGCATCCTCCCAGCTGCGGATCGGGTCCGCACCCGGGCCGCCCGGGTCGTTGGAGAGAATGGCGGTGCCGTAACCGGCGTCCTTCGCGGCGGTGAGGACCTTACGCCAGCGTCGGCGGTCCTCCTCCGCCCCGTCGAGGACGCCGCAGTAGTCCACAATCAGTGCTCGCATACCCCGTATTGTGCCATGCCCACCCCCGAGGGCGCCCGGCACGGTCTAGGATGTGGCCCATGGGGACCACGGGGAAAGACACCAGAGATACAGCACCGGTACCCGGATTCGTGTACCTGCGTCGGCCTGCCGGACAGGCCACGGTGCCCGATCGGGGGCCGGGGGACGATCCCGGCGGGACTGGCCCCGACAGTGGGGCGCTGCTCTCCGGAATCACCGGCTCGTCGGGGGCTCGCGCCGCAGCGACGGCCGAGATCAGTCGACTGCTCACCCTGTGGCTCGACGCCTTCGACGGACGCCGCCCGGTCACCGCACTGCGTCGCGGCCCCTTCTCTCCTGTCGTCCTGGACCATCTCCGCGGCCAGATCCGGGGCCAGATCCGGGATTCTGTCGGCGCTCGCGCCGGTTCCCCCTCCCGACTGTTGCGGGTACACCTGCCTCCGTCGCACCACCGACGGCTGGCCTTCACCGCCAGTGCCGCGGTCGACGGGCGGGTCCGGGCATTGGTCGGTCACCTTGCCCGGTACGACGCCCGGTGGCGGGTCGAGAGCGTCACCCTGTTGTGAGAATCAGCTCTCGCTGACCGCGTTCTCCGCCGCCCCGGCGTTCTTGGCCGCGTTCGACTGGAACTGCTTACGCACCAGGAAGAGCTGGCGGACCGTCTCCTCCTTGATGCCGTCATTCATCCGGCGGAACATGTCCCCGCCCTCACGCTGGTACTCGACCAGCGGATCACGCTGGGCCATTGCGCGCAGGCCGATGCCCTCCTTGAGGTAGTCCATCTCGTAGAGGTGCTCGCGCCACTTCTGGTCGACGACGTTGAGCAGGACGCCACGCTCCAGCTGACGCATCTGCTCGTCCCCGCCGACAGCGGACACCGCCGACTCCATCTCCGCGTACTGTGCGTGAGCATCGGTCTGCAGTGCCTTCAGCAGCTGTGTGGCGGAGAGTTCGCCGGACCGGCCGTACTCGTCACCGTCGATGAGCTCACTGGCGGTGACGCCGGGACCGTAGAGCGCCTCGAGCGCCTTCCACAGTTCGTCGAGGTCCCAGTCCTCCACGTAGCCCTCGACGGTCGCCCCGTCAACATAGGCGGCGAGGGTGTCGTCCAGCATTCCCTCGACCTGATCGGCGACGTCCTCGCCTTCGAGGATCTGACGACGCTCCCCGTACACCACCTTGCGCTGCTCGTTGAGAAC of Corynebacterium terpenotabidum Y-11 contains these proteins:
- a CDS encoding HAD family hydrolase, with the translated sequence MRALIVDYCGVLDGAEEDRRRWRKVLTAAKDAGYGTAILSNDPGGPGADPIRSWEDAGYVDTVVLSGEVGVDKPDPEIFRITADRLEVPVNDCILIDDSILNIKGAVESGLIGVYYQQFDRAIVEITGLLGLEGTF
- a CDS encoding Rv3235 family protein, with the protein product MGTTGKDTRDTAPVPGFVYLRRPAGQATVPDRGPGDDPGGTGPDSGALLSGITGSSGARAAATAEISRLLTLWLDAFDGRRPVTALRRGPFSPVVLDHLRGQIRGQIRDSVGARAGSPSRLLRVHLPPSHHRRLAFTASAAVDGRVRALVGHLARYDARWRVESVTLL